The Juglans microcarpa x Juglans regia isolate MS1-56 chromosome 8S, Jm3101_v1.0, whole genome shotgun sequence genome has a window encoding:
- the LOC121244513 gene encoding uncharacterized protein LOC121244513 isoform X2 — protein sequence MIASCRASLVSPREGIQRFAMENKARNKGYVHYNHTDPCRYERWTARESYEFMHTRPWQEVVDFYSNSVNGRASILSALFGIETHRVHNDAEILEVSDKIELESVSAEDRTGRWARLTFKIVLSYHGGSFDGWQKQPGLNTVQGFGWLVQCMPHSCQWTAGRVVEGSASWRKDIKPRDIEEAINGAVPRNLIVGSVSEVSRSFHPNFSAKWRHYFYILPFNDWEGGEQGSESGQDAENLRCNENTDEQRIGCDECNVGTVEDLINDYKDDHENGKKRRTFSIIRVNQLLQQLEGKLLSYKMFARDTKASRNVGPPTQCFVYHARAAEARLPCSDHGEGRKVMCVELVANRFLRKMVRVLVATSVREAAAGADEDALIKLMDATCRRATAPPAPPDGLCLVDVGYAEFDSQYCLIPKDRV from the exons ATGATAGCGTCCTGCAGAGCAAGTTTGGTTTCTCCCAGAGAAGGTATTCAAAGATTTGCGATGGAAAATAAAGCTCGGAACAAGGGTTATGTACATTATAACCATACCGATCCTTGCAGATATGAAAGGTGGACTGCCAG GGAAAGCTACGAATTCATGCACACAAGGCCTTGGCAAGAAGTCGTcgatttttattcaaattcagTCAACGGGCGCGCATCAATATTGTCCGCATTGTTTGGGATTGAG ACACATCGTGTTCATAATGATGCTGAAATTCTAGAGGTTTCTGATAAAATTGAATTGGAGAGTGTTTCCGCTGAAGATAGGACTGGGAGATGGGCAAGATTAACATTCAAAATTGTTCTTTCATATCACGGGGGTTCTTTTGATGGTTGGCAAAAGCAGCCTGGCTTGAACACTGTCCAGGG ATTTGGGTGGCTGGTGCAGTGTATGCCTCACTCCTGTCAGTGGACTGCAGGCCGTGTTGTTGAGGGCTCAG CTTCTTGGAGAAAGGATATAAAACCTCGAGATATAGAAGAGGCCATCAACGGTGCAGTGCCGAGAAATCTTATTGTCGGATCTGTTTCTGAG GTCTCACGCAGCTTCCATCCAAATTTCTCTGCCAAATGGAGGCATTATTTTTATATCCTTCCATTTAATGATTGGGAGGGTGGGGAGCAAGGTAGTGAGAGTGGGCAGGATGCTGAGAATCTTAGATGTAATGAAAATACGGATGAGCAGAGAATTGGATGCGATGAATGCAATGTGGGCACTGTTGAAGACTTAATTAATGATTACAAGGATGATCATGAAAATGGGAAGAAACGACGAACATTCAGCATAATCAGGGTTAACCAACTTCTGCAGCAGCTAGAAGGAAAGCTATTGTCCTACAAGATGTTTGCACGTGATACCAAAGCTTCAAGAAATGT TGGTCCTCCAACACAGTGTTTTGTCTACCATGCTCGAGCAGCAGAAGCCCGCCTGCCATGCTCT GATCATGGGGAAGGAAGAAAGGTTATGTGTGTGGAGCTGGTCGCTAACCGCTTCTTACGCAAG ATGGTTAGAGTGCTTGTGGCAACATCGGTAAGGGAAGCAGCTGCAGGTGCAGATGAGGATGCATTAATAAAGCTAATGGATGCTACTTGCAGACGTGCCACTGCTCCCCCAGCACCCCCTGATGGCCTATGTCTTGTTGATGTAGGATATGCAGAGTTTGATTCGCAATACTGTCTCATTCCAAAGGACCGAGTTTAG
- the LOC121244377 gene encoding pentatricopeptide repeat-containing protein At3g61360 encodes MLLWMRQKGSNQIAHLPHKLTSLLSVAFISSNCSNISTEDKIGINSIVRIINDHPFPDQPLHPTLRQYIPLNVLSNTFMENVLGRLFAAHSNGLKALEFFKFCLHDSQFCPSADAFEKTLHILARMRYFDKAWELMEEIRRRHPSLLTLKSMSIMLSKIAKFQSFEDTLDAFLRMENDIFVGRKFDTDEFNVLLKAFCTQRQMKEARSVFLKMHSRFPPNTKTMNILLLGFKEVGDVTAVELLYHEMVLRGFKPNSITYNIRIDAYCKKGCFGDALRLLEEMEQVNCFPTLETITTLIHGAGIVRNTIKAQQLFQEITLRNLHPDTGAYNALMSSLVRSKDVNSAVALMNEMEEKNFEHDSMTYHIIFLGLMRSNGIEGVCELYHKMVERNFVPQIRTVVMLLKIFCENSRLDLGLNLWNYLIKNGYCPHGHALDLLVTGLCSRGRVQEAFDCSKQVLERGRHISEAVSRMLEKSLLETGEMDKLSTLHQLMKKLQDVLPPSKGHAVFIAASTDLK; translated from the coding sequence ATGCTCCTTTGGATGAGACAAAAGGGATCTAACCAAATTGCTCACTTACCTCATAAGCTCACCTCTTTGCTGAGTGTTGCTTTCATATCATCCAATTGCTCAAATATATCCACAGAAGATAAAATTGGAATCAACAGCATAGTCAGAATAATTAACGACCATCCATTTCCTGATCAACCACTTCATCCCACCCTTCGCCAATACATTCCTCTCAATGTCCTTTCCAACACCTTTATGGAGAATGTTCTGGGTCGTCTCTTTGCAGCCCACTCCAATGGTCTTAAAGCACttgaattcttcaaattttgccTCCACGATTCACAGTTCTGTCCAAGTGCAGATGCTTTTGAAAAAACGCTCCACATCCTTGCACGGATGCGATACTTTGATAAAGCTTGGGAACTGATGGAAGAAATCAGACGGAGACATCCTTCCTTGCTTACCCTCAAGTCAATGAGTATCATGTTGTCAAAAATTGCAAAGTTCCAATCTTTTGAAGATACCCTGGATGCATTTCTGAGAATGGAGAATGATATATTTGTTGGCAGGAAGTTTGATACTGATGAGTTCAATGTACTACTTAAAGCATTTTGCACACAGAGGCAGATGAAGGAGGCACGGTCAGTGTTCCTAAAGATGCATTCTCGATTTCCACCCAATACCAAGACCATGAATATCTTACTCTTGGGGTTCAAGGAAGTGGGTGATGTTACTGCAGTAGAATTACTCTACCATGAAATGGTTCTGAGAGGCTTTAAGCCAAATAGTATAACTTACAATATTAGAATCGATGCTTACTGTAAGAAAGGTTGCTTTGGTGATGCTTTGAGACTCCTTGAAGAAATGGAACAGGTGAATTGCTTCCCTACTTTAGAAACAATTACTACTCTGATTCATGGAGCTGGGATTGTTCGAAATACAATCAAAGCACagcaattatttcaagaaattaCGTTGAGGAACTTGCACCCTGATACTGGGGCTTACAATGCTTTGATGAGTTCCCTTGTTAGATCGAAAGATGTGAATTCTGCTGTAGCTTTGATGAATGAGATGGAAGAGAAGAATTTTGAGCATGATAGTATGACCTATCATATCATTTTCTTAGGATTGATGAGGTCAAATGGCATCGAGGGCGTTTGTGAGCTATACCACAAGATGGTTGAGAGAAATTTTGTGCCCCAAATACGAACAGTGGTTATGTTACTGAAGATTTTCTGTGAGAATAGCCGGCTTGATTTGGGTCTGAATCTGTGGAATTACCTTATAAAAAATGGCTATTGTCCTCATGGCCATGCATTGGATCTTTTGGTGACAGGACTGTGTTCCCGCGGGAGGGTGCAAGAAGCATTTGACTGCTCCAAACAAGTGTTGGAGAGAGGGAGGCATATAAGCGAGGCAGTGTCTCGGATGTTGGAAAAATCTCTGCTGGAGACGGGTGAGATGGACAAGTTGAGTACACTCCACCAgttgatgaaaaaattacaagatgTTTTGCCCCCATCAAAAGGGCATGCTGTTTTTATTGCTGCCTCAACAGATTTGAAGTAA
- the LOC121244513 gene encoding tRNA pseudouridine synthase A isoform X1 has translation MIASCRASLVSPREGIQRFAMENKARNKGYVHYNHTDPCRYERWTARESYEFMHTRPWQEVVDFYSNSVNGRASILSALFGIETHRVHNDAEILEVSDKIELESVSAEDRTGRWARLTFKIVLSYHGGSFDGWQKQPGLNTVQGVIERSLAKFVDERKVQLLKDKGLPVEGSVVVAGRTDKGVTALQQVCAFSSWRKDIKPRDIEEAINGAVPRNLIVGSVSEVSRSFHPNFSAKWRHYFYILPFNDWEGGEQGSESGQDAENLRCNENTDEQRIGCDECNVGTVEDLINDYKDDHENGKKRRTFSIIRVNQLLQQLEGKLLSYKMFARDTKASRNVGPPTQCFVYHARAAEARLPCSDHGEGRKVMCVELVANRFLRKMVRVLVATSVREAAAGADEDALIKLMDATCRRATAPPAPPDGLCLVDVGYAEFDSQYCLIPKDRV, from the exons ATGATAGCGTCCTGCAGAGCAAGTTTGGTTTCTCCCAGAGAAGGTATTCAAAGATTTGCGATGGAAAATAAAGCTCGGAACAAGGGTTATGTACATTATAACCATACCGATCCTTGCAGATATGAAAGGTGGACTGCCAG GGAAAGCTACGAATTCATGCACACAAGGCCTTGGCAAGAAGTCGTcgatttttattcaaattcagTCAACGGGCGCGCATCAATATTGTCCGCATTGTTTGGGATTGAG ACACATCGTGTTCATAATGATGCTGAAATTCTAGAGGTTTCTGATAAAATTGAATTGGAGAGTGTTTCCGCTGAAGATAGGACTGGGAGATGGGCAAGATTAACATTCAAAATTGTTCTTTCATATCACGGGGGTTCTTTTGATGGTTGGCAAAAGCAGCCTGGCTTGAACACTGTCCAGGG TGTAATTGAAAGATCTCTCGCTAAATTTGTTGATGAGAGGAAAGTTCAATTGCTGAAAGACAAAGGTTTACCCGTAGAAGGCAGTGTTGTTGTTGCTGGGCGCACAGATAAGGGAGTCACAGCTCTTCAACAAGTTTGTgcttttt CTTCTTGGAGAAAGGATATAAAACCTCGAGATATAGAAGAGGCCATCAACGGTGCAGTGCCGAGAAATCTTATTGTCGGATCTGTTTCTGAG GTCTCACGCAGCTTCCATCCAAATTTCTCTGCCAAATGGAGGCATTATTTTTATATCCTTCCATTTAATGATTGGGAGGGTGGGGAGCAAGGTAGTGAGAGTGGGCAGGATGCTGAGAATCTTAGATGTAATGAAAATACGGATGAGCAGAGAATTGGATGCGATGAATGCAATGTGGGCACTGTTGAAGACTTAATTAATGATTACAAGGATGATCATGAAAATGGGAAGAAACGACGAACATTCAGCATAATCAGGGTTAACCAACTTCTGCAGCAGCTAGAAGGAAAGCTATTGTCCTACAAGATGTTTGCACGTGATACCAAAGCTTCAAGAAATGT TGGTCCTCCAACACAGTGTTTTGTCTACCATGCTCGAGCAGCAGAAGCCCGCCTGCCATGCTCT GATCATGGGGAAGGAAGAAAGGTTATGTGTGTGGAGCTGGTCGCTAACCGCTTCTTACGCAAG ATGGTTAGAGTGCTTGTGGCAACATCGGTAAGGGAAGCAGCTGCAGGTGCAGATGAGGATGCATTAATAAAGCTAATGGATGCTACTTGCAGACGTGCCACTGCTCCCCCAGCACCCCCTGATGGCCTATGTCTTGTTGATGTAGGATATGCAGAGTTTGATTCGCAATACTGTCTCATTCCAAAGGACCGAGTTTAG
- the LOC121244513 gene encoding uncharacterized protein LOC121244513 isoform X3 — protein MIASCRASLVSPREGIQRFAMENKARNKGYVHYNHTDPCRYERWTARESYEFMHTRPWQEVVDFYSNSVNGRASILSALFGIETHRVHNDAEILEVSDKIELESVSAEDRTGRWARLTFKIVLSYHGGSFDGWQKQPGLNTVQGVIERSLAKFVDERKVQLLKDKGLPVEGSVVVAGRTDKGVTALQQVCAFSSWRKDIKPRDIEEAINGAVPRNLIVGSVSEVSRSFHPNFSAKWRHYFYILPFNDWEGGEQGSESGQDAENLRCNENTDEQRIGCDECNVGTVEDLINDYKDDHENGKKRRTFSIIRVNQLLQQLEGKLLSYKMFARDTKASRNVGPPTQCFVYHARAAEARLPCSDHGEGRKVMCVELVANRFLRKSACGNIGKGSSCRCR, from the exons ATGATAGCGTCCTGCAGAGCAAGTTTGGTTTCTCCCAGAGAAGGTATTCAAAGATTTGCGATGGAAAATAAAGCTCGGAACAAGGGTTATGTACATTATAACCATACCGATCCTTGCAGATATGAAAGGTGGACTGCCAG GGAAAGCTACGAATTCATGCACACAAGGCCTTGGCAAGAAGTCGTcgatttttattcaaattcagTCAACGGGCGCGCATCAATATTGTCCGCATTGTTTGGGATTGAG ACACATCGTGTTCATAATGATGCTGAAATTCTAGAGGTTTCTGATAAAATTGAATTGGAGAGTGTTTCCGCTGAAGATAGGACTGGGAGATGGGCAAGATTAACATTCAAAATTGTTCTTTCATATCACGGGGGTTCTTTTGATGGTTGGCAAAAGCAGCCTGGCTTGAACACTGTCCAGGG TGTAATTGAAAGATCTCTCGCTAAATTTGTTGATGAGAGGAAAGTTCAATTGCTGAAAGACAAAGGTTTACCCGTAGAAGGCAGTGTTGTTGTTGCTGGGCGCACAGATAAGGGAGTCACAGCTCTTCAACAAGTTTGTgcttttt CTTCTTGGAGAAAGGATATAAAACCTCGAGATATAGAAGAGGCCATCAACGGTGCAGTGCCGAGAAATCTTATTGTCGGATCTGTTTCTGAG GTCTCACGCAGCTTCCATCCAAATTTCTCTGCCAAATGGAGGCATTATTTTTATATCCTTCCATTTAATGATTGGGAGGGTGGGGAGCAAGGTAGTGAGAGTGGGCAGGATGCTGAGAATCTTAGATGTAATGAAAATACGGATGAGCAGAGAATTGGATGCGATGAATGCAATGTGGGCACTGTTGAAGACTTAATTAATGATTACAAGGATGATCATGAAAATGGGAAGAAACGACGAACATTCAGCATAATCAGGGTTAACCAACTTCTGCAGCAGCTAGAAGGAAAGCTATTGTCCTACAAGATGTTTGCACGTGATACCAAAGCTTCAAGAAATGT TGGTCCTCCAACACAGTGTTTTGTCTACCATGCTCGAGCAGCAGAAGCCCGCCTGCCATGCTCT GATCATGGGGAAGGAAGAAAGGTTATGTGTGTGGAGCTGGTCGCTAACCGCTTCTTACGCAAG AGTGCTTGTGGCAACATCGGTAAGGGAAGCAGCTGCAGGTGCAGATGA
- the LOC121244577 gene encoding FCS-Like Zinc finger 14-like: protein MENFPRKKRPTISLSLFTTLSESFSVDKSPNPSKSPRNFQGGVVGLGIVAAMTDLSYKTPENLAVLSPRSTPIPIVSSAKAAANFRGPLNDEERDEDVDEMSESYTCVISHLGSNVVEKRVYFDDKLDGVVGDWCGDACGMSGSGERVFSASAVNVGEVSRGFWTADFLSTCYLCKKQLHGLDIFMYRGEKAFCSSECRDKHIKRVDYKDKCASGALKPLDYSASPCSSPLAFFAGVAAA from the exons ATGGAGAATTTCCCAAGAAAAAAGAGACCCACCATCAGTCTTTCCCTTTTCACCACCCTGTCAGAATCATTTTCTGTCGATAAGTCTCCGAATCCGTCCAAATCTCCTAGAAACTTCCAGGGTGGCGTGGTTGGGCTTGGCATAGTGGCTGCCATGACCGATTTGAGTTACAAAACTCCTGAGAATTTAGCCGTGCTGTCGCCGAGATCGACACCGATCCCAATCGTCTCGTCTGCGAAGGCAGCTGCTAACTTTAGAGGTCCACTGAATGATGAGGAGAGAGATGAGGACGTAGATGAGATGTCCGAGAGCTATACATGCGTGATTTCGCATTTGGGGAGCAACGTGGTTGAGAAACGCGTGTATTTTGATGATAAGCTTGATGGGGTTGTCGGTGATTGGTGCGGTGATGCATGTGGGATGAGTGGTAGTGGCGAAAGAGTGTTTTCTGCTTCCGCTGTGAATGTTGGTGAAGTAAGTAGGGGGTTTTGGACTGCTGATTTTCTTAGTACTTGCTATCTTTGCAAAAAGCAGCTTCATGGGCTGGACATCTTCATGTACAG GGGGGAAAAAGCATTTTGCAGTTCCGAGTGCCGTGACAAACACATTAAAAGGGTTGATTACAAAGATAAGTGTGCATCTGGAGCACTGAAGCCACTTGATTACTCTGCGTCTCCCTGCTCCAGTCCACTGGCGTTTTTTGCTGGCGTTGCTGCGGCATAA
- the LOC121244378 gene encoding LOW QUALITY PROTEIN: pentatricopeptide repeat-containing protein At3g42630-like (The sequence of the model RefSeq protein was modified relative to this genomic sequence to represent the inferred CDS: inserted 1 base in 1 codon) — protein sequence MEIQSLLAATPTLPPPRLRRTLKTVRPNVLCRWRDSDNRALARKIIRQCKQDRGFDQKDSDAACAALVQDLSQKRMPHLAQELLLEMKSEGFLPGTSTLSALMLCYARNGLLQQAQAIWEEIINSSFVPSIQIVSELFDAYGKMEQFDDVAKIVDQVSSRDFNLLPEVYSLAISCFGKGGQLELMENTLKKMVSXGYIIDSSTGNAFIRYYSIFGSLREMENAYGRLKRSRLLLEKEGIRAISFAYIKERKFYKLGEFLRDVGLARTNVGNLLWNLLLLSYAANFKMKTLQREFVRMVEAGFHPDLNTFNIRCLAFSRMSLLWDLHLSLEHMRHEQISPDLVTYGCFVDAYIDKGLGRNLNFALNKMNLDDSPLLLTDPFVFEVLGKGDFQSSSEAFLEFKSPREWNYRKLIAVYLKKQCRRDQIFWNY from the exons ATGGAAATTCAGTCTCTTCTCGCTGCTACGCCTACACTTCCTCCTCCGCGCCTTAGGCGTACTTTAAAGACGGTTCGTCCAAATGTTCTCTGCCGTTGGAGAGACTCAGATAATCGAGCTTTAGCTCGCAAG ATAATCCGGCAGTGTAAGCAAGACCGAGGTTTTGATCAAAAGGATAGTGATGCAGCTTGTGCTGCATTAGTTCAAGACTTGAGTCAAAAAAGAATGCCTCATCTAGCTCAAGAGCTTTTACTTGAGATGAAATCTGAAGGTTTTCTGCCTGGCACCTCTACATTGTCAGCTCTGATGCTATGCTATGCACGTAATGGCCTTCTTCAGCAAGCACAGGCAATTTGGGaggaaataataaatagttcTTTTGTGCCAAGTATTCAAATAGTTTCAGAGCTATTTGATGCATATGGGAAGATGGAACAGTTTGATGATGTAGCCAAAATTGTGGATCAGGTAAGTTCAagagattttaatttgttaCCTGAAGTTTACTCTCTGGCTATTTCCTGCTTCGGAAAAGGAGGACAGCTTGAattgatggaaaatactttgaAGAAAATGGTTT AGGGTTATATTATAGATTCTTCCACTGGTAACGCCTTTATTAGATATTATAGTATCTTTGGTTCTCTGAGAGAGATGGAGAATGCCTACGGTCGCCTTAAAAGGTCTAGActtttattagaaaaagaagGAATCAGGGCAATATCGTTTGCATATATTAAGGAAAGGAAGTTCTACAAATTAGGTGAGTTCCTGAGAGATGTGGGTCTTGCTCGGACTAATGTCGGAAATCTCTTATGGAACCTTCTGCTGCTATCCTATGCTGccaattttaaaatgaaaacctTGCAGAGAGAATTTGTGAGAATGGTTGAAGCTGGATTTCATCCTGATCTCAACACATTTAATATCCGGTGTCTCGCTTTTTCAAGAATGTCTTTGTTATGGGATCTCCATCTTAGCCTTGAACACATGAGACATGAACAAATCAGCCCTGATCTTGTGACTTATGGTTGTTTTGTTGATGCATATATTGATAAAGGACTAGGGAGAAATTTAAACTTTGCTTTGAACAAAATGAACTTGGATGATTCTCCACTACTATTAACAGATCCATTTGTGTTTGAGGTTTTGGGTAAAGGGGACTTTCAGTCCAGCTCAGAGGCATTTTTGGAGTTTAAAAGTCCGAGGGAATGGAATTACAGGAAACTGATTGCAGTATATCTCAAAAAACAATGCCGGCGGGATCAAATCTTTTGGAATTATTGA
- the LOC121244576 gene encoding probable pectinesterase/pectinesterase inhibitor 46, with protein MMSMSSFRGYGKVEAAAKQARLEASWKTRKRVTVISISTIILVCVIVAAVLGTSQSSGGNSKRVGANSQFHSTVKAVCDITLYPSTCFDSLAPLAKSKDMQLEEVFKLATQVAKTELQRASQFFSEHSSFKGIIADIMTEVALEDCHQLLSLALDHLNSTLSSSSGTTSFSLLEAADDLKTWLCSAGTYLETCKDGFENANPTLKTNIVNWLKNSTELTSNSLAIISWISKVQSSLKLRRLMSFSEHHQVPEWLSPRDRQLLQSSDHLKKKAQIVVVKDGSGQYRNITAALKDVPDKSGKRFVIYVKEGIYYENVRVDKTKWNFVMIGDGMNATIVSGRLNFVDGTPTYSKATFAVFGKGFIARDMGFQNTAGAIKHQAVALMSNSDQSVFYRCFIDAFQDTLYAHANRQFYRECNITGTVDFIFGNSAVVLQNCNILPRVPLPGQKNTITAQGKFDPNQNSGISIQNCTISPYGDLSSVQTYLGRPWKNHSTTLYVGNLMGSFIDPSGWLPWTGTSAPDTIFYSEFQNYGPGSLTKDRVKWQGVKNITRKQASKFTVSSFIQGNRWISAAGVPYKSGL; from the coding sequence ATGATGAGCATGTCTTCCTTCAGAGGCTATGGCAAGGTTGAGGCCGCAGCCAAGCAGGCAAGGCTTGAAGCTAGCTGGAAGACCCGAAAGAGAGTCACTGTCATAAGCATATCAACCATCATTCTGGTTTGTGTTATAGTTGCTGCTGTGCTTGGGACTTCTCAGAGTTCCGGTGGAAATTCCAAAAGGGTTGGTGCTAATTCTCAGTTTCACTCTACTGTAAAAGCCGTTTGTGACATTACTTTGTACCCGAGTACTTGCTTTGATAGCCTTGCTCCTCTAGCTAAGTCAAAAGACATGCAACTTGAGGAAGTCTTCAAGTTGGCAACCCAAGTGGCCAAGACTGAATTGCAAAGGGCCTCTCAATTCTTCTCGGAGCACAGCAGTTTCAAAGGTATAATTGCAGACATCATGACTGAGGTGGCTTTGGAAGATTGTCACCAACTTTTGAGCCTGGCATTGGATCATTTGAATAGCACCTTGTCCTCGTCCTCGGGTACTACTTCTTTCTCATTGCTTGAAGCAGCCGATGATCTCAAAACCTGGCTTTGTTCTGCCGGCACTTACCTAGAGACGTGCAAAGACGGGTTTGAGAATGCAAATCCAACATTAAAGACCAACATTGTGAATTGGCTGAAGAATTCTACTGAACTAACAAGCAACAGCCTTGCCATCATATCGTGGATTTCAAAAGTACAGAGCTCTTTGAAGCTTAGGCGGCTAATGAGTTTCTCAGAACACCATCAAGTTCCAGAGTGGCTGAGTCCTAGAGATAGGCAGCTACTTCAAAGTTCGGATCATTTGAAGAAGAAGGCCCAAATCGTTGTAGTCAAAGATGGCTCTGGCCAGTACAGAAATATAACTGCTGCTCTGAAAGATGTTCCTGATAAAAGTGGCAAGAGGTTCGTGATCTATGTGAAGGAAGGGATATATTATGAGAATGTAAGGGTCGATAAGACTAAGTGGAATTTTGTGATGATTGGTGATGGAATGAATGCGACAATTGTATCTGGTCGCCTCAATTTTGTGGATGGGACACCAACATATTCTAAAGCAACATTTGCTGTATTTGGCAAGGGATTCATTGCTAGAGACATGGGGTTCCAAAACACTGCAGGTGCAATCAAGCACCAGGCAGTGGCCTTGATGTCAAACTCAGATCAATCCGTCTTCTACAGGTGTTTCATCGATGCATTTCAAGACACGCTCTACGCCCATGCCAACCGGCAGTTCTACCGTGAATGCAACATCACCGGGACAGTTGATTTCATCTTTGGGAACTCAGCAGTGGTGTTGCAGAACTGCAACATACTGCCTAGAGTGCCCTTACCTGGCCAAAAGAACACCATCACAGCACAAGGCAAGTTTGACCCAAATCAGAACTCTGGAATCTCAATCCAAAATTGCACCATTTCGCCATATGGGGACTTGAGTTCAGTCCAAACATACCTTGGACGGCCTTGGAAGAACCACTCAACAACATTGTATGTAGGTAACCTTATGGGGAGCTTTATCGACCCCAGTGGATGGTTGCCATGGACAGGCACATCAGCTCCAGACACCATATTTTATAGTGAGTTTCAAAATTATGGCCCTGGATCTTTGACTAAAGATAGAGTTAAATGGCAGGGGGTGAAGAACATTACACGCAAACAAGCCAGCAAATTTACAGTAAGTTCATTCATCCAAGGGAACCGATGGATATCAGCTGCAGGTGTTCCCTACAAATCCGGCCTCTGA